A genomic stretch from Campylobacter sp. MG1 includes:
- a CDS encoding filamentous hemagglutinin N-terminal domain-containing protein: MASKVKQIQKMKKNKIKLTKSLVVTLLITGEVAFGLPIGENVISGKVDIIREGNKLTIKNSDGSIIDWKNFDTYKDEIVKFLQENSNSRVLNRVLDGKETFFDGLLQSNANVYLINTSGIVFGQNARIDTKSLVASSLDISNKDFLDKKDIFAGNNGAKVENQGLIIVQDGKLALIGNEIKNSGIVKAENGNILLAAGTKVTIQDLKNRAIAYEIQAPNGKVINLGDIIAKNGKIDIRGKNIKIGGIVSTNGQAITIGNRNETTDLKIEKNTNISSSADKNAGDILMWGDNAEYSGKYSATSKDGNGGLIETSGKNIKINDDVKVDTRSQNAKTGTWLIDPINITIVDGENDNKLTGGTIKNKTIVEGLKGTNVTITTEGTGTDEGKIDVNADIIANDDNTNDLTFKANTSINIKGINNGNLHVDMKGGALNLEVGKDLNIADAEIAVGKQSTWNINGKNITYSGKIVKTSGDINIENVYNGVFDADLIFHKSGSLNVIDNDSKSGRDLFVFKKSTFALGEGSNIYFLGRYDNHHNGSNKALQYNYVFDDNITVSGKGKITFDIGSTLSYQPVGGFNFKKTGDMTFKVSNGANLVFDNKHYYNHGYDFSATNLIFDTAKDSVIDMKDNDVVWEGNIRSDRYYFDKIIHKGEGTANAGFSKNSTRIGVGEIINEAGEFTITANRIVSKQNTNPNLYDAITEDEKNATGITKGDLARDFIVDQKIGDIKDTTITNTSGNLKIEVKDRINANTITNNSTGKLEVRVVDGGNSTVYDNTKTMNVNSIINNNGEMVVYANRELNNDNITNNASMSIEAGDITTKKITNTAGDLKITSRSTFDIGDTTNTSIDIQSGNALIQVQANGAGSATTNLKLGGNINIGQDAKLELLSHSTSKETDGNLGANKDEVYKETWNSNEAATLKSDVNVTNSGLFVFAPKSGNVGLNMDNHSLTIDGGTNILEFMGYKKGGIDNAGDINLNNANTYVSAVASTGTTKFNNINVDNSKFTLTTGMIFGESITDDKYQNDLDRYINKPFRDAANNGGKIELSGSITATKNSNVDIRAYNLITNNTAGVNIVNNGDASNTLKLQAFNVTTTGGAMTIDKWDTPDLTVGNLNKNTADRNNAKFEVKNIKGNDFTFNILDKGLTGGTSSDAKNFDGTFSVSNKDGSDVNLTVKATDNTPLDFNANIANGGNIKAVSGKNIVARGDLTSTNGDITIEATKIEKKSGNYNANNVTFTATTEGIILNGSASDKIDAKEKITLSANKGIDINAGELVGKGVDITATTGNIAVGTSTIKSKDTSGSINITADKGNVNIKTGSVIGDTTQNGVKADVNITATAGTATTNGTTLDGKNVTIKGDTGTTVNTAVTASENLIVGEKATTTVKGDLTAGEKLTITGEKDINLNIAADSKVTQTLKGKNVTIESTAGDVNIGNNNTTSSVKINSDVGQTTSGTINITGKNVTLNENTKIGDESSTNKDDIVIKANGTEVDASAPDDMTKNKGIATISTKLDGKNVTVDGVNKTLINKEINATENVTLGGKDNAGNIRGEVKLAENSNISAEKNINLYTAENLALNKITLESKGAGTIFIEGKKSINVGDGTSNDTKLFTKNGIISIKAGENIDIKDDTSVGDSSKISSLVFEGKNVTVGYEPGLETNDINITATESAIFNAKTTANGDVNISGNITEIKKGITAKENTTTNKKGSITITGTESATISSALVSDSFIKIDGNTVDVNSSVTSKGRDATTTNGKDINITGNKVTIGGEVNSNNGNVTIGKDGATVRINDAVTGKAGISVVGNSVESKTAGKLTSSDGDISVLGTNVTTSGSITSSTGNVIIGKDGSTTDVKGVVSGNTKVDILGNTITTTGALTSSNGDVNVGNDSTTTTTVEGNVTAKNTADIKATDSVTIKNNTVTADTIKISSKDVVLGDKKAQNGAMADGTDAKIDTKFIAKTTMDVKGTDSTSIWKDVEFKGETTSPDINITSKKIDSEGKITARNITLTGAANDDGTNTSTVNFGGNVSATGDIKATGNDVTTSGTIKTTGANNGKTPATGNITIAGTNTTNTTGSLTTNNGAVNIGVDENGAVVSKTTSVEGDVSGTEKVTVKASGAVTVANGTVSGKGVDIDSTNGTVTLGDGSGTGDTTIKSTDTNSPINVTAKTDLKVNSDAKVGDETTKSDITLKGESITSNGTLDGKAINVGDDTTKTTNIEGNITGAGDVKVTGNDVTTNGEVKSTEGNATVFGSNSTTTKANVSGKTGVSIGTDGTSKSATTSVNADVTSSDGKVNITGTNDVTVANGTVSSGTGTEITGNNVKLGDGQGGTDTKIEGKLDINATEKVTVENDAKVGETTKGEVNIIGNVVDSKGDISGTTTTIAGKKSTTTSGSVSGTDGVNIGKDKNGTLSESTTVSGVITSDNGKVNITGTNDVTVKNGTVSGKGVDIESTTGAVTLGDGSGTGDTTIKSTDTNSPINVTAKTNLKVNSDAKLGDETTKSDITLKGESITSNGTLDGKAINVGDDTTKTTNIEGNITASDKVDVKANKKVNIANSNVSGSEIAVSGGVVNIGDKDNNPKTSLNSTGENKNLTITGTDITIGKDTGITSKGNAEVKGSATVITDGTISGDKGVSVTGNDVTTNGEVKSTEGNATVFGSNSTTTKANVSGKTGVNIGTDGTNKSATTSVNADVTSSDGKVNITGTNDVTVANGTVSGKGVDIESTTGTVTLGDGAGGVDTIIKAKEKLDIKSPLKIEINKDSSLYSENEIDINSSNVLIDGGKVVSEGNINLNTDIKGKNQVTITNNDENRGDVTSNAQLTIGNGNTNLNLINSDITSGVDKGFKTNLDNANLTIDTTSTIDGKKTVKKPIFTIFENIIDAVIDIKEKIFAKGVARQEKVDYQGKYTVENIENKKKVRKITGKGSAKVENNIEK, encoded by the coding sequence ATGGCAAGTAAAGTAAAACAAATTCAAAAAATGAAAAAAAATAAAATCAAACTTACAAAAAGCTTAGTTGTAACATTATTAATAACAGGGGAAGTAGCATTTGGCTTACCTATAGGAGAAAATGTTATATCAGGTAAAGTAGATATCATAAGAGAAGGAAATAAGCTAACTATTAAAAATAGCGACGGCAGTATCATAGACTGGAAAAATTTTGATACTTACAAAGATGAAATAGTAAAATTTTTACAAGAAAATAGCAATAGCAGGGTGTTAAATAGAGTGCTAGATGGAAAAGAAACATTTTTTGATGGACTTTTACAATCTAATGCAAATGTATATTTAATAAATACAAGTGGTATTGTATTCGGACAAAATGCTAGAATTGATACAAAAAGCCTAGTAGCATCAAGCTTAGATATATCAAATAAAGATTTTTTAGATAAAAAAGACATATTTGCTGGAAATAATGGAGCAAAGGTAGAAAATCAAGGCTTAATCATAGTTCAAGACGGCAAATTAGCCTTAATAGGAAATGAGATAAAAAATAGTGGAATTGTAAAGGCTGAAAATGGTAATATTTTATTAGCAGCAGGGACAAAAGTAACCATACAAGATTTAAAAAATAGAGCTATAGCATATGAAATACAAGCTCCTAATGGTAAAGTAATAAACCTAGGAGATATCATAGCTAAAAATGGAAAAATTGATATTAGGGGTAAAAATATCAAAATCGGTGGCATAGTTTCTACAAATGGACAAGCTATAACTATAGGAAATAGAAATGAAACCACAGATTTAAAAATAGAAAAAAATACAAATATCAGTAGTTCAGCAGATAAAAATGCTGGAGATATTTTGATGTGGGGAGATAATGCAGAATACAGTGGAAAATATAGTGCTACTTCAAAGGACGGTAATGGCGGACTTATAGAAACATCAGGTAAGAATATAAAAATCAACGATGATGTGAAAGTAGATACTAGGTCGCAAAATGCTAAGACAGGAACTTGGTTGATAGACCCTATAAATATAACTATTGTAGATGGAGAAAACGATAATAAATTAACCGGTGGAACCATTAAAAATAAAACAATAGTAGAAGGTTTAAAAGGCACAAATGTAACAATAACAACTGAAGGAACTGGAACAGATGAAGGTAAAATTGATGTAAATGCTGATATTATCGCAAATGATGACAATACAAATGATTTAACTTTTAAAGCAAATACTTCAATTAATATTAAAGGTATAAATAATGGTAATCTTCATGTAGATATGAAAGGTGGAGCTTTAAATTTAGAAGTAGGAAAAGATTTAAATATTGCTGATGCTGAAATTGCAGTTGGAAAGCAATCAACTTGGAATATAAATGGTAAAAATATTACTTATAGTGGAAAAATTGTAAAAACATCAGGAGATATAAATATAGAAAATGTTTATAATGGTGTTTTTGATGCAGACCTTATTTTTCATAAAAGTGGAAGTTTAAATGTAATAGATAATGATAGTAAATCAGGAAGAGATTTGTTTGTATTTAAAAAATCAACTTTTGCGTTAGGTGAAGGTTCAAATATTTATTTTTTAGGACGTTATGATAATCATCATAATGGTAGTAATAAAGCGTTACAATATAATTATGTGTTTGATGATAATATTACTGTAAGTGGAAAAGGTAAAATAACATTTGATATCGGAAGTACTTTAAGTTATCAACCAGTAGGGGGATTTAACTTTAAAAAAACCGGTGATATGACTTTTAAAGTAAGTAATGGTGCTAATTTAGTTTTTGATAATAAACACTATTATAATCATGGATATGATTTTAGTGCAACGAATTTAATATTTGACACTGCTAAAGATAGTGTAATAGATATGAAAGATAATGATGTTGTTTGGGAAGGTAATATTAGATCAGATAGATATTATTTTGATAAGATAATACATAAAGGTGAAGGAACTGCTAATGCTGGATTTTCTAAAAATAGCACGAGAATAGGTGTAGGTGAGATTATAAATGAAGCAGGGGAATTTACAATAACAGCAAATAGAATTGTATCAAAACAAAATACCAACCCTAACTTATATGATGCTATTACAGAAGATGAAAAGAATGCTACAGGAATTACCAAAGGTGATTTAGCAAGAGATTTTATAGTTGATCAAAAAATAGGAGATATAAAAGATACTACTATAACAAATACATCAGGAAATTTAAAAATAGAGGTTAAAGATAGGATAAATGCTAATACCATTACAAATAATTCTACAGGCAAATTAGAAGTAAGAGTAGTTGATGGTGGAAATAGTACTGTATATGATAATACTAAAACTATGAATGTAAACTCTATTATAAATAATAATGGTGAAATGGTTGTATATGCTAATAGAGAATTAAATAATGACAATATTACAAATAATGCTTCAATGTCTATAGAAGCTGGAGATATAACTACTAAAAAAATAACTAATACGGCTGGTGATTTAAAAATAACATCTAGAAGTACTTTTGATATAGGAGATACAACAAATACTTCTATTGATATACAAAGTGGAAATGCTTTAATACAGGTACAAGCTAATGGAGCTGGAAGTGCTACTACTAATTTAAAACTAGGTGGAAATATAAATATAGGACAAGATGCGAAATTAGAATTATTATCTCACAGCACATCTAAAGAAACTGATGGAAATTTAGGAGCTAATAAAGATGAAGTGTATAAAGAAACTTGGAATTCAAATGAGGCAGCTACTTTAAAAAGTGATGTAAATGTTACAAATAGTGGATTATTTGTCTTTGCACCAAAATCAGGTAATGTTGGATTAAATATGGATAATCATAGTCTAACTATAGATGGTGGAACAAATATATTAGAATTTATGGGATATAAAAAAGGTGGAATAGATAATGCTGGAGATATTAATTTAAATAATGCAAATACTTATGTGAGTGCAGTTGCTTCAACCGGTACAACTAAATTTAATAATATTAATGTGGATAATTCTAAATTTACTTTGACAACTGGAATGATATTTGGAGAATCTATAACAGATGATAAATATCAAAATGATTTAGATAGATATATAAATAAACCATTTAGAGATGCTGCTAATAATGGTGGTAAGATAGAATTATCAGGGAGCATAACAGCAACTAAAAATTCAAATGTAGATATTAGAGCTTATAATTTAATTACCAACAATACGGCTGGAGTAAATATTGTAAATAATGGAGATGCTAGCAATACATTAAAATTACAAGCTTTCAATGTTACTACTACTGGTGGAGCAATGACTATAGATAAATGGGATACTCCAGATTTAACAGTAGGAAATCTTAATAAAAATACAGCAGATAGAAATAATGCGAAATTTGAAGTAAAAAATATAAAAGGAAATGATTTTACATTTAATATCTTAGATAAAGGTTTGACTGGTGGAACTAGTAGCGATGCTAAAAATTTTGATGGAACTTTTAGCGTGTCAAATAAAGATGGTAGTGATGTAAATTTAACAGTAAAAGCTACTGATAATACACCACTAGATTTTAATGCTAATATTGCAAATGGTGGAAATATTAAGGCTGTATCAGGAAAAAATATAGTTGCTAGAGGAGATTTGACTTCAACTAATGGAGATATTACTATAGAGGCTACAAAAATAGAGAAAAAAAGTGGAAACTATAATGCTAATAATGTAACATTTACAGCTACAACTGAAGGAATAATTCTAAATGGTAGTGCTAGTGATAAAATAGATGCTAAAGAAAAAATAACTCTTAGTGCAAATAAAGGAATAGATATAAATGCTGGTGAGCTAGTAGGAAAAGGCGTAGATATAACAGCAACTACAGGAAATATTGCAGTAGGAACTTCTACTATAAAATCTAAAGATACAAGTGGTTCTATTAACATAACAGCTGATAAAGGGAATGTAAATATTAAAACAGGCTCTGTAATCGGAGATACCACACAAAATGGAGTAAAAGCAGATGTTAATATTACCGCAACAGCAGGAACAGCAACGACAAATGGAACTACTCTTGACGGTAAGAATGTAACTATTAAAGGAGATACAGGAACTACCGTAAATACAGCAGTAACAGCTAGTGAGAATTTAATTGTAGGAGAAAAGGCTACAACTACTGTAAAAGGTGATTTGACAGCAGGAGAAAAACTAACAATCACTGGAGAAAAAGATATTAATCTTAATATTGCTGCTGATAGTAAAGTTACTCAAACATTAAAAGGTAAAAATGTAACTATAGAAAGCACAGCTGGAGATGTAAATATAGGTAATAACAATACGACAAGTAGTGTAAAAATAAATTCAGATGTGGGACAAACTACTTCAGGTACAATAAATATTACTGGTAAGAATGTAACTCTTAATGAAAATACAAAAATAGGAGATGAAAGTTCTACTAATAAAGATGATATAGTTATTAAAGCTAATGGTACAGAAGTGGATGCATCAGCTCCTGATGATATGACTAAAAATAAGGGTATAGCAACAATATCTACAAAATTAGATGGAAAAAATGTAACTGTAGATGGAGTAAATAAAACCTTAATAAATAAAGAGATTAATGCTACAGAAAATGTTACTTTAGGTGGAAAAGATAATGCTGGTAATATTAGAGGAGAAGTAAAATTAGCAGAAAATAGCAATATATCAGCAGAAAAAAATATAAATTTATACACTGCCGAAAATTTAGCATTGAATAAAATAACATTAGAAAGCAAAGGGGCTGGAACAATCTTTATAGAAGGAAAGAAAAGTATAAATGTAGGAGATGGAACTAGTAATGATACAAAGCTATTTACAAAAAATGGAATAATCTCTATAAAAGCTGGAGAAAATATAGATATTAAAGATGATACTTCGGTAGGAGATAGCAGTAAAATAAGTAGCTTGGTATTTGAAGGTAAAAATGTAACTGTAGGATATGAACCAGGATTAGAAACTAATGATATAAATATCACAGCAACTGAATCAGCAATATTTAATGCTAAAACGACTGCTAATGGAGATGTAAATATTTCTGGAAATATTACGGAGATAAAAAAAGGAATTACAGCAAAAGAAAATACAACTACTAATAAAAAGGGAAGTATAACTATTACTGGAACAGAAAGTGCAACTATATCATCAGCATTAGTATCTGATAGTTTTATAAAAATAGATGGAAATACTGTAGATGTAAATTCCTCAGTAACTTCAAAAGGAAGAGATGCAACTACAACTAATGGAAAAGATATCAATATAACTGGAAATAAAGTAACTATAGGTGGAGAAGTTAATTCTAATAATGGTAATGTAACCATTGGTAAAGATGGTGCAACAGTTAGAATAAATGATGCTGTAACAGGAAAAGCAGGGATTAGTGTAGTAGGAAATAGTGTTGAGTCTAAAACTGCTGGAAAATTAACATCATCAGATGGGGATATAAGTGTATTAGGCACAAATGTAACCACATCAGGAAGTATAACATCTTCAACAGGTAATGTAATTATAGGTAAAGATGGTTCAACGACTGATGTTAAAGGTGTAGTATCAGGAAATACAAAAGTAGATATATTAGGTAATACAATAACAACTACAGGAGCATTAACTTCATCAAATGGAGATGTAAATGTAGGAAATGATAGCACTACAACTACAACAGTAGAAGGAAATGTTACAGCTAAAAATACAGCTGATATAAAAGCTACAGATTCAGTAACTATAAAAAATAATACTGTAACAGCAGATACTATTAAGATATCTAGTAAAGATGTTGTATTAGGAGATAAAAAAGCACAAAATGGAGCTATGGCAGATGGAACCGATGCTAAAATAGATACTAAATTTATAGCAAAAACTACTATGGATGTAAAAGGGACAGATAGTACAAGTATATGGAAAGATGTTGAATTTAAAGGAGAAACAACAAGTCCAGATATAAATATTACTTCTAAAAAAATAGATAGTGAAGGAAAAATAACTGCTAGAAATATTACATTAACAGGAGCAGCTAATGATGATGGAACTAATACAAGTACTGTAAATTTTGGTGGAAATGTAAGTGCCACTGGAGATATAAAAGCTACAGGAAATGATGTAACAACTAGTGGAACTATAAAAACTACTGGAGCAAATAATGGAAAAACACCAGCTACTGGAAATATAACTATTGCTGGAACAAACACAACAAACACAACTGGAAGTTTAACTACTAATAATGGTGCTGTAAATATTGGAGTAGATGAAAATGGTGCTGTAGTAAGTAAAACTACATCAGTAGAAGGAGATGTGTCAGGGACAGAAAAAGTTACAGTAAAAGCTAGTGGAGCTGTAACAGTAGCAAACGGAACAGTAAGTGGTAAAGGTGTAGATATAGATTCAACTAATGGAACAGTTACATTAGGAGATGGAAGTGGTACAGGTGATACAACAATTAAAAGCACAGATACAAATTCACCAATCAATGTAACAGCAAAAACAGACTTAAAAGTAAATTCTGATGCAAAAGTAGGAGATGAAACAACTAAATCAGATATCACATTAAAAGGTGAAAGCATTACATCAAATGGAACATTAGATGGTAAAGCTATTAATGTAGGTGATGACACTACTAAAACTACTAACATAGAAGGAAACATAACTGGAGCAGGAGATGTTAAAGTAACAGGAAATGATGTAACAACAAATGGAGAAGTAAAATCTACAGAAGGAAATGCAACAGTATTTGGTTCAAATTCAACTACAACTAAAGCAAATGTATCAGGAAAAACTGGAGTAAGTATAGGAACTGATGGAACTAGCAAATCAGCTACTACAAGTGTTAATGCAGATGTTACATCAAGTGATGGAAAAGTAAATATTACAGGTACTAATGATGTAACAGTAGCAAATGGAACAGTATCTAGTGGAACAGGAACAGAAATTACAGGAAATAATGTAAAACTTGGAGATGGACAAGGAGGTACAGATACAAAGATAGAAGGAAAATTAGATATAAATGCTACGGAAAAAGTAACGGTAGAGAATGATGCAAAAGTAGGAGAGACTACAAAAGGAGAAGTAAATATTATAGGAAATGTAGTTGATTCAAAAGGAGATATATCAGGAACAACAACAACGATAGCAGGGAAAAAATCAACAACAACTTCAGGAAGTGTATCTGGAACTGATGGAGTAAACATAGGAAAAGATAAAAATGGAACTTTATCAGAAAGTACAACAGTAAGTGGAGTAATAACATCTGATAACGGTAAAGTAAATATTACAGGTACTAATGATGTAACAGTAAAAAACGGAACAGTAAGTGGTAAAGGTGTAGATATAGAATCAACAACAGGAGCAGTTACACTAGGAGATGGAAGTGGCACAGGTGATACAACAATTAAAAGCACAGATACAAATTCACCAATCAATGTAACAGCAAAAACAAACTTAAAAGTAAATTCTGATGCAAAACTAGGAGATGAAACAACTAAATCAGATATTACATTAAAAGGTGAAAGCATTACATCAAATGGAACATTAGATGGTAAAGCTATTAATGTAGGTGATGACACTACTAAAACTACTAACATAGAAGGAAACATAACAGCTAGTGATAAAGTTGATGTAAAAGCAAATAAGAAAGTAAATATAGCAAATAGTAATGTTAGTGGTAGTGAAATAGCAGTTTCAGGTGGAGTAGTAAATATAGGTGATAAGGATAATAATCCAAAAACTAGCCTAAATTCAACTGGTGAAAACAAAAACCTAACAATAACAGGAACTGATATAACTATAGGAAAAGATACAGGAATTACATCAAAAGGTAATGCAGAAGTAAAAGGAAGTGCAACAGTAATAACTGATGGAACTATATCAGGAGATAAAGGAGTATCAGTAACAGGAAATGATGTAACAACAAATGGAGAAGTAAAATCTACAGAAGGAAATGCAACAGTATTTGGTTCAAATTCAACTACAACTAAAGCAAATGTATCAGGAAAAACTGGAGTAAATATAGGAACT